A segment of the Coturnix japonica isolate 7356 unplaced genomic scaffold, Coturnix japonica 2.1 chrUnrandom625, whole genome shotgun sequence genome:
accctataggggatataggggatggaGGGGGTCAGCACCCCATATgtgacccccccaccccatatgTGACCCCCATTAACAGCCAGATCaatataggaccccatataggaccccatatggTCCCCATACCTTCTATGTCTCTGCCGTATGAGCACCCTGGCGTGGTGGATGGAGGATCCCATATAGGAATCTCATCCCATATAGGGTCTGATCccatatggggggggtccctatatACCTATATAGGGTCTGATCCCATATAGGACTATATATGGCCATATACCTGATATGCCTCTGCCGTATGAGCACCCTGGCGTGGTGGATGGAGGATCCCATACAGGGCTCTGATCACATAATGGGGCGGGTCCCTATATACCTATATAGGGTCAGtccatatagggccatataggacCATATACCTGATGTGCCTCTGCCGTATGAGCACCCTGGCGTGGTGGATGGAGGATCCCATATAGGGTCTGATCCCATATAGGGTCtgatcccatataggaccccatatggtccatataggaccccatatggTCCATATACCTTATGTGTCTCTGCCGTATGAGCACCCTGGCGTGGTGGATGGAGGATCCCATATAGCAATCTCATCCCATATAAGGTATGATCCCATATAAGGAtcagaccccatatagggccatataggaccccatatggTCCACATAGGGCCATATAGGACCATATATGACCCCAAACCTGATGTGCCTCTGCCGTATGAGCACCCTGGCGTGGTGGATGGAGGATCCCATACAGGAATCTCATCCCATATAGGGTCTGATCCCATATAAGGTCTaatcccatatagggccatataggacTATATAGGTCCATATACCTTATATGCCTCTGCCGTATGAGCACCCTGGCGTGGTGGATGGAGGATCCCATATAGGAATCTGATCCCATATAGGGTCTgatcccatatagggccatataggaccatatagggccatataggacTATATAGGTCCATATACCTGATATGCCTCTGCCGTATGAGCACCCTGGCGTGGTGGATGGAGGATCCCATATAGGGTCTgatcccatatagggccatataggaccatatagggccatatagggccatatacCTGATGTGCCTCTGCCGTATGAGCACCCTGGCGTGGTGGATGGAGGATCCCATACAGGGCTCTGATCCCATAATGGGGCAGGTCCCTATATACCTATATAGGGTCTGATCCCATATAGGACCATATAGGCCCCCATACCTTATATGTCTCTGCCGTATGAGCACCCTGGCGTGGTGGATGGAGGATCCCATACAGGGCTCTgatcccatatagggccatataggacTATATATGGCCATATAGGGCTATATAGGGCCATATACCTGATGTGCCTCTGCCGTATGAGCACCCTGGCGTGGTGGATGGACTTGGCCAGCCCCAGTTTGAAGACCTGCGTCTGCAGGCGCCGCTCCAGGAAATCCTCGATCTTCAGCCCCAGGATGTAATCCAGCTTCATCTTACCCTCGTCCAGCACCCCAATGCGGACCAGGCGGCGCAGAAGGGCGTTACCTATAGGTGTGGGGCAGATAGTTATGGGGCAGATAGAGGGGGACATGTGGGGTagttatggggcagatatggggggagatatgggagGAGATATAGGGGGAGATCTGGGGTAACCCTCATCCAGAACACCAATACGGACCAGGCGGCGCAGAAGGGCATTACCTACAGGTGGGGGGCAGATNTACAGGTggggggcagatgtggggcaggtGTGGGGCAGATAGAGGGGGAGATATAGgaggagatgtggggcagataTCAGGTAACCCTCATCCAGCACCCCAATACGGACCAGGCGGCACAAAAGGGCATtacctataggggatatggggcagatatggggcacgTGTGGGGTagttatggggcagatatggggcacgTGTGGGGTagttatggggcagatatggggcacgTGTGGGGAAGATatagggggagatatagggggaGATCTGGGGTAACCCTCATCCAGCACCCCGATACGGACCAGGCAGCGCAGCAGGGTGTTACCTACAGGGGtatggggcagatgtggggcacGTGTGGGGCACGTGTGGGGCAGAGGTGGGGTAGTTATGAGGCAGGTGTGGGGTAGTTATAGGGCAGATAGAGGGGGAGATCTGGGGTAACCCTCATCCAGAACACCAATACGGACCAGGCGGCGCAAAAGGGCGTTACCTAATGGGGATGTGGGGTAGTTATGGGGCAGAGGTGGGGCGGATATGGGGCAGGtgtggggcagatatggggttatagttATAGGGCAGATatagggggagatatagggggaGATCTGGGGTAACCCTCATCCAGAACACCGATACGGACCAGGCGGCGCAGCAGGGCGTTACCTACAGGTGTGGGGCAGATatagggggagatatagggggagatgtggggcagatatggggcagatatggggtagttatggggcagatatggggggagatataGGAGGAGATATAGGGGGAGATCTGGGGTAACCCTCATCCAGAACACCAATACGGACCAGGCGGTGCAAAAGGGCGTTACCTAtaggggatgtggggcaggtgTGGGGCACGtgtggggcagatatggggtaGGTGTGGGGCAGACATGGGGTAGTTATGGGGCAGATATAGGGGGAGATCTGGGGTAACCCTCATCCAGCACACCGATACGGACCAGGCGGCACAGAAGGGCGTTACctaatggggtggggggcagatatggggcagatatggggtagttatggggcagctgtgggtccCACTCACCCTCAAACAGCCTCTTTGGATCCTTCTCATCCAAGGTCAGCAGTTCTCGCGCCGCTTTGCGGATCTTGGCCAGCGTGAATTTCACCCTCCAGACCTCGCGCTTATTGCGCAGCCCATACTCACCTATGGGGGGGGCTATAAGCCCACCTAAGCCCCCTTATAGCCCACCCTAATAGCCACCCTATCAGCCCCCCTAATAGCCCCACCCTATAGCCCACCCTATAGCCCACCTATTCAGGCCCCCCTATAGCCACCCTATATCTCACCCTTATTTAAGCCCACCATATAGCCcaacccctatatccccccctatatccccccctataGCCCAAGCCCTATCCGCTCCTattcccccctatatccccccctatatcccccctatagcccaccctatatccccccctatatccccccttaTTAgcccaccctatatcccccctataaaGCCCCTATAGcccaccctatagccccctatagcccaccctatagccaccctatatcccacccTATAGCCACCTATAGCCACCCTATAGCCCACCCTATATCTCCCCTTATAgcccaccctatatcccccctatatcccccctattaTCCCCCCTATAatcccaccctatatccccccctatatccccccctataaGCCCACCCATAGGTgaaagccccccccccccatcccattaccccctatagccccccacACCACTATCTCCCCATAGCCCCCTCTATCccccccacccacagcccccccacCCTTTATCCCCCCATAGCCTCCCCttatcccccccaccccaagaGCCCCCCCGACCCTTTTATTCCCCCTATAGCCCCCTTCTAATCTCCCCCACCCCATTAGCACCCCGACCTTTTAttcccccccatagccccttctattccccaccccatagccccccattaccccttattcccccccatagcccccctcTATCCCCACccacccatagccccccattcCCATTATCcgcaccccataacccccccatcccatttATCCACCCCATgcccccccatagcccccctcCACGCCCATTACCCTCTATACCCCAACCTCCAACTATCTCCCCATAGCCCCCTCCACCCGATAGCCCCCCCGACCCTATTATCCCCCCCATTAGCCACCCTTCTATCTCCCCACCCCCATGCGCCCCCCACACTCTatccccctatagcccccctctatcccacccaccccatagccccccccgACCCTTTTATCCCCCCATAGGCCCTTTCTATTtctcccaccccatagcccccacaCCCACtatgtgccccatagcccccctctatcccccccaccccactatCCCCCCCCAATGCCCATTATACCCCCATTGTTTaagcccccccccaccccattaccccctataccccccccaccccttaaCCCCCCCCACCCTTTACCCCCCCATTCAACCCCtccccataatccccccccccccaccatgcCCCACCCCCTCgtcccctttccccccccctccgtttaggacccccaccccataaatAAACcccacccataaccccccatacccccccctcccccccataaccccaccctataccccccccccctttataaTCCCCCTCCCATTATTACGATGCTTCTCGGGCCcggccccccccccctcctggCAGCCGCCATGGCTTCCTTCCGGCCCCATATGAGCCATTCGGGggccccccgccccccccggcccGATGTTGAGTGTCCGTTCTGTCTGTCCGTGTGTCTNNNNNNNNNNNNNNNNNNNNNNNNNNNNNNNNNNNNNNNNNNNNNNNNNNNNNNNNNNNNNNNNNNNNNNNNNNNNNNNNNNNNNNNNNNNNNNNNNNNNNNNNNNNNNNNNNNNNNNNNNNNNNNNNNNNNNNNNNNNNNNNNNNNNNNNNNNNNNNNNNNNNNNNNNNNNNNNNNNNNNNNNNNNNNNNNNNNNNNNNNNNNNNNNNNNNNNNNNNNNNNNNNNNNNNNNNNNNNNNNNNNNNNNNNNNNNNNNNNNNNNNNNNNNNNNNNNNNNNNNNNNNNNNNNNNNNNNNNNNNNNNNNNNNNNNNNNNNNNNNNNNNNNNNNNNNNNNNNNNNNNNNNNNNNNNNNNNNNNNNNNNNNNNNNNNNNNNNNNNNNNNNNNNNNNNNNNNNNNNNNNNNNNNNNNNNNNNNNNNNNNNNNNNNNNNNNNNNNNNNNNNNNNNNNNNNNNNNNNNNNNNNNNNNNNNNNNNNNNNNNNNNNNNNNNNNNNNNNNNNNNNNNNNNNNNNNNNNNNNNNNNNNNNNNNNNNNNNNNNNNNNNNNNNNNNNNNNNNNNNNNNNNNNNNNNNNNNNNNNNNNNNNNNNNNNNNNNNNNNNNNNNNNNNNNNNNNNNNNNNNNNNNNNNNNNNNNNNNNNNNNNNNNNNNNNNNNNNNNNNNNNNNNNNNNNNNNNNNNNNNNNNNNNNNNNNNNNNNNNNNNNNNNNNNNNNNNNNNNNNNNNNNNNNNNNNNNNNNNNNNNNNNNNNNNNNNNNNNNNNNNNNNNNNNNNNNNNNNNNNNNNNNNNNNNNNNNNNNNNNNNNNNNNNNNNNNNNNNNNNNNNNNNNNNNNNNNNNNNNNNNNNNNNNNNNNNNNNNNNNNNNNNNNNNNNNNNNNNNNNNNNNNNNNNNNNNNNNNNNNNNNNNNNNNNNNNNNNNNNNNNNNNNNNNNNNNNNNNNNNNNNNNNNNNNNNNNNNNNNNNNNNNNNNNNNNNNNNNNNNNNNNNNNNNNNNNNNNNNNNNNNNNNNNNNNNNNNNNNNNNNNNNNNNNNNNNNNNNNNNNNNNNNNNNNNNNNNNNNNNNNNNNNNNNNNNNNNNNNNNNNNNNNNNNNNNNNNNNNNNNNNNNNNNNNNNNNNNNNNNNNNNNNNNNNNNNNNNNNNNNNNNNNNNNNNNNNNNNNNNNNNNNNNNNNNNNNNNNNNNNNNNNNNNNNNNNNNNNNNNNNNNNNNNNNNNNNNNNNNNNNNNNNNNNNNNNNNNNNNNNNNNNNNNNNNNNNNNNNNNNNNNNNNNNNNNNNNNNNNNNNNNNNNNNNNNNNNNNNNNNNNNNNNNNNNNNNNNNNNNNNNNNNNNNNNNNNNNNNNNNNNNNNNNNNNNNNNNNNNNNNNNNNNNNNNNNNNNNNNNNNNNNNNNNNNNNNNNNNNNNNNNNNNNNNNNNNNNNNNNNNNNNNNNNNNNNNNNNNNNNNNNNNNNNNNNNNNNNNNNNNNNNNNNNNNNNNNNNNNNNNNNNNNNNNNNNNNNNNNNNNNNNNNNNNNNNNNNNNNNNNNNNNNNNNNNNNNNNNNNNNNNNNNNNNNNNNNNNNNNNNNNNNNNNNNNNNNNNNNNNNNNNNNNNNNNNNNNNNNNNNNNNNNNNNNNNNNNNNNNNNNNNNNNNNNNNNNNNNNNNNNNNNNNNNNNNNNNNNNNNNNNNNNNNNNNNNNNNNNNNNNNNNNNNNNNNNNNNNNNNNNNNNNNNNNNNNNNNNNNNNNNNNNNNNNNNNNNNNNNNNNNNNNNNNNNNNNNNNNNNNNNNNNNNNNNNNNNNNNNNNNNNNNNNNNNNNNNNNNNNNNNNNNNNNNNNNNNNNNNNNNNNNNNNNNNNNNNNNNNNNNNNNNNNNNNNNNNNNNNNNNNNNNNNNNNNNNNNNNNNNNNNNNNNNNNNNNNNNNNNNNNNNNNNNNNNNNNNNNNNNNNNNNNNNNNNNNNNNNNNNNNNNNNNNNNNNNNNNNNNNNNNNNNNNNNNNNNNNNNNNNNNNNNNNNNNNNNNNNNNNNNNNNNNNNNNNNNNNNNNNNNNNNNNNNNNNNNNNNNNNNNNNNNNNNNNNNNNNNNNNNNNNNNNNNNNNNNNNNNNNNNNNNNNNNNNNNNNNNNNNNNNNNNNNNNNNNNNNNNNNNNNNNNNNNNNNNNNNNNNNNNNNNNNNNNNNNNNNNNNNNNNNNNNNNNNNNNNNNNNNNNNNNNNNNNNNNNNNNNNNNNNNNNNNNNNNNNNNNNNNNNNNNNNNNNNNNNNNNNNNNNNNNNNNNNNNNNNNNNNNNNNNNNNNNNNNNNNNNNNNNNNNNNNNNNNNNNNNNNNNNNNNNNNNNNNNNNNNNNNNNNNNNNNNNNNNNNNNNNNNNNNNNNNNNNNNNNNNNNNNNNNNNNNNNNNNNNNNNNNNNNNNNNNNNNNNNNNNNNNNNNNNNNNNNNNNNNNNNNNNNNNNNNNNNNNNNNNNNNNNNNNNNNNNNNNNNNNNNNNNNNNNNNNNNNNNNNNNNNNNNNNNNNNNNNNNNNNNNNNNNNNNNNNNNNNNNNNNNNNNNNNNNNNNNNNNNNNNNNNNNNNNNNNNNNNNNNNNNNNNNNNNNNNNNNNNNNNNNNNNNNNNNNNNNNNNNNNNNNNNNNNNNNNNNNNNNNNNNNNNNNNNNNNNNNNNNNNNNNNNNNNNNNNNNNNNNNNNNNNNNNNNNNNNNNNNNNNNNNNNNNNNNNNNNNNNNNNNNNNNNNNNNNNNNNNNNNNNNNNNNNNNNNNNNNNNNNNNNNNNNNNNNNNNNNNNNNNNNNNNNNNNNNNNNNNNNNNNNNNNNNNNNNNNNNNNNNNNNNNNNNNNNNNNNNNNNNNNNNNNNNNNNNNNNNNNNNNNNNNNNNNNNNNNNNNNNNNNNNNNNNNNNNNNNNNNNNNNNNNNNNNNNNNNNNNNNNNNNNNNNNNNNNNNNNNNNNNNNNNNNNNNNNNNNNNNNNNNNNNNNNNNNNNNNNNNNNNNNNNNNNNNNNNNNNNNNNNNNNNNNNNNNNNNNNNNNNNNNNNNNNNNNNNNNNNNNNNNNNNNNNNNNNNNNNNNNNNNNNNNNNNNNNNNNNNNNNNNNNNNNNNNNNNNNNNNNNNNNNNNNNNNNNNNNNNNNNNNNNNNNNNNNNNNNNNNNNNNNNNNNNNNNNNNNNNNNNNNNNNNNNNNNNNNNNNNNNNNNNNNNNNNNNNNNNNNNNNNNNNNNNNNNNNNNNNNNNNNNNNNNNNNNNNNNNNNNNNNNNNNNNNNNNNNNNNNNNNNNNNNNNNNNNNNNNNNNNNNNNNNNNNNNNNNNNNNNNNNNNNNNNNNNNNNNNNNNNNNNNNNNNNNNNNNNNNNNNNNNNNNNNNNNNNNNNNNNNNNNNNNNNNNNNNNNNNNNNNNNNNNNNNNNNNNNNNNNNNNNNNNNNNNNNNNNNNNNNNNNNNNNNNNNNNNNNNNNNNNNNNNNNNNNNNNNNNNNNNNNNNNNNNNNNNNNNNNNNNNNNNNNNNNNNNNNNNNNNNNNNNNNNNNNNNNNNNNNNNNNNNNNNNNNNNNNNNNNNNNNNNNNNNNNNNNNNNNNNNNNNNNNNNNNNNNNNNNNNNNNNNNNNNNNNNNNNNNNNNNNNNNNNNNNNNNNNNNNNNNNNNNNNNNNNNNNNNNNNNNNNNNNNNNNNNNNNNNNNNNNNNNNNNNNNNNNNNNNNNNNNNNNNNNNNNNNNNNNNNNNNNNNNNNNNNNNNNNNNNNNNNNNNNNNNNNNNNNNNNNNNNNNNNNNNNNNNNNNNNNNNNNNNNNNNNNNNNNNNNNNNNNNNNNNNNNNNNNNNNNNNNNNNNNNNNNNNNNNNNNNNNNNNNNNNNNNNNNNNNNNNNNNNNNNNNNNNNNNNNNNNNNNNNNNNNNNNNNNNNNNNNNNNNNNNNNNNNNNNNNNNNNNNNNNNNNNNNNNNNNNNNNNNNNNNNNNNNNNNNNNNNNNNNNNNNNNNNNNNNNNNNNNNNNNNNNNNNNNNNNNNNNNNNNNNNNNNNNNNNNNNNNNNNNNNNNNNNNNNNNNNNNNNNNNNNNNNNNNNNNNNNNNNNNNNNNNNNNNNNNNNNNNNNNNNNNNNNNNNNNNNNNNNNNNNNNNNNNNNNNNNNNNNNNNNNNNNNNNNNNNNNNNNNNNNNNNNNNNNNNNNNNNNNNNNNNNNNNNNNNNNNNNNNNNNNNNNNNNNNNNNNNNNNNNNNNNNNNNNNNNNNNNNNNNNNNNNNNNNNNNNNNNNNNNNNNNNNNNNNNNNNNNNNNNNNNNNNNNNNNNNNNNNNNNNNNNNNNNNNNNNNNNNNNNNNNNNNNNNNNNNNNNNNNNNNNNNNNNNNNNNNNNNNNNNNNNNNNNNNNNNNNNNNNNNNNNNNNNNNNNNNNNNNNNNNNNNNNNNNNNNNNNNNNNNNNNNNNNNNNNNNNNNNNNNNNNNNNNNNNNNNNNNNNNNNNNNNNNNNNNNNNNNNNNNNNNNNNNNNNNNNNNNNNNNNNNNNNNNNNNNNNNNNNNNNNNNNNNNNNNNNNNNNNNNNNNNNNNNNNNNNNNNNNNNNNNNNNNNNNNNNNNNNNNNNNNNNNNNNNNNNNNNNNNNNNNNNNNNNNNNNNNNNNNNNNNNNNNNNNNNNNNNNNNNNNNNNNNNNNNNNNNNNNNNNNNNNNNNNNNNNNNNNNNNNNNNNNNNNNNNNNNNNNNNNNNNNNNNNNNNNNNNNNNNNNNNNNNNNNNNNNNNNNNNNNNNNNNNNNNNNNNNNNNNNNNNNNNNNNNNNNNNNNNNNNNNNNNNNNNNNNNNNNNNNNNNNNNNNNNNNNNNNNNNNNNNNNNNNNNNNNNNNNNNNNNNNNNNNNNNNNNNNNNNNNNNNNNNNNNNNNNNNNNNNNNNNNNNNNNNNNNNNNNNNNNNNNNNNNNNNNNNNNNNNNNNNNNNNNNNNNNNNNNNNNNNNNNNNNNNNNNNNNNNNNNNNNNNNNNNNNNNNNNNNNNNNNNNNNNNNNNNNNNNNNNNNNNNNNNNNNNNNNNNNNNNNNNNNNNNNNNNNNNNNNNNNNNNNNNNNNNNNNNNNNNNNNNNNNNNNNNNNNNNNNNNNNNNNNNNNNNNNNNNNNNNNNNNNNNNNNNNNNNNNNNNNNNNNNNNNNNNNNNNNNNNNNNNNNNNNNNNNNNNNNNNNNNNNNNNNNNNNNNNNNNNNNNNNNNNNNNNNNNNNNNNNNNNNNNNNNNNNNNNNNNNNNNNNNNNNNNNNNNNNNNNNNNNNNNNNNNNNNNNNNNNNNNNNNNNNNNNNNNNNNNNNNNNNNNNNNNNNNNNNNNNNNNNNNNNNNNNNNNNNNNNNNNNNNNNNNNNNNNNNNNNNNNNNNNNNNNNNNNNNNNNNNNNNNNNNNNNNNNNNNNNNNNNNNNNNNNNNNNNNNNNNNNNNNNNNNNNNNNNNNNNNNNNNNNNNNNNNNNNNNNNNNNNNNNNNNNNNNNNNNNNNNNNNNNNNNNNNNNNNNNNNNNNNNNNNNNNNNNNNNNNNNNNNNNNNNNNNNNNNNNNNNNNNNNNNNNNNNNNNNNNNNNNNNNNNNNNNNNNNNNNNNNNNNNNNNNNNNNNNNNNNNNNNNNNNNNNNNNNNNNNNNNNNNNNNNNNNNNNNNNNNNNNNNNNNNNNNNNNNNNNNNNNNNNNNNNNNNNNNNNNNNNNNNNNNNNNNNNNNNNNNNNNNNNNNNNNNNNNNNNNNNNNNNNNNNNNNNNNNNNNNNNNNNNNNNNNNNNNNNNNNNNNNNNNNNNNNNNNNNNNNNNNNNNNNNNNNNNNNNNNNNNNNNNNNNNNNNNNNNNNNNNNNNNNNNNNNNNNNNNNNNNNNNNNNNNNNNNNNNNNNNNNNNNNNNNNNNNNNNNNNNNNNNNNNNNNNNNNNNNNNNNNNNNNNNNNNNNNNNNNNNNNNNNNNNNNNNNNNNNNNNNNNNNNNNNNNNNNNNNNNNNNNNNNNNNNNNNNNNNNNNNNNNNNNNNNNNNNNNNNNNNNNNNNNNNNNNNNNNNNNNNNNNNNNNNNNNNNNNNNNNNNNNNNNNNNNNNNNNNNNNNNNNNNNNNNNNNNNNNNNNNNNNNNNNNNNNNNNNNNNNNNNNNNNNNNNNNNNNNNNNNNNNNNNNNNNNNNNNNNNNNNNNNNNNNNNNNNNNNNNNNNNNNNNNNNNNNNNNNNNNNNNNNNNNNNNNNNNNNNNNNNNNNNNNNNNNNNNNNNNNNNNNNNNNNNNNNNNNNNNNNNNNNNNNNNNNNNNNNNNNNNNNNNNNNNNNNNNNNNNNNNNNNNNNNNNNNNNNNNNNNNNNNNNNNNNNNNNNNNNNNNNNNNNNNNNNNNNNNNNNNNNNNNNNNNNNNNNNNNNNNNNNNNNNNNNNNNNNNNNNNNNNNNNNNNNNNNNNNNNNNNNNNNNNNNNNNNNNNNNNNNNNNNNNNNNNNNNNNNNNNNNNNNNNNNNNNNNNNNNNNNNNNNNNNNNNNNNNNNNNNNNNNNNNNNNNNNNNNNNNNNNNNNNNNNNNNNNNNNNNNNNNNNNNNNNNNNNNNNNNNNNNNNNNNNNNNNNNNNNNNNNNNNNNNNNNNNNNNNNNNNNNNNNNNNNNNNNNNNNNNNNNNNNNNNNNNNNNNNNNNNNNNNNNNNNNNNNNNNNNNNNNNNNNNNNNNNNNNNNNNNNNNNNNNNNNNNNNNNNNNNNNNNNNNNNNNNNNNNNNNNNNNNNNNNNNNNNNNNNNNNNGTCcgtgtgtcccccccccattatcagccccacatccccgTGTCCATCTGTCCGTCCCTGtgccccattcatccctatggtGTCCGTCTGTCTCTATGCCCAcccgtctgtctgtctgtctgtctgtccatccccCTTTATCAGCCCCATATCCCGTCTGTCCGTCTGTCCATCCTGGACCCCCTTATCAGCCCCATATcccgtctgtctgtctgtccatccccAGCCCCCTTATCAGCCCCATAtcatgtctgtctgtctgtctgtctgtccatccccAGCCCCCTTTATCAGCCCCATAtcatgtctgtctgtctgtccacaGCCCCCCTTATCAGCCCCATATcccgtctgtctgtctgtccatccccagccccccttatcagccccatatcccatctgtctgtctgtccagcCCCCTTTATCAGCCCCATAtcatgtctgtctgtctgtctgtctgtccatccccAGCCCCCTTATCAACCCCATAtcatgtctgtctgtctgtctgtccatccccCTTTATCAGCCCCATATcccgtctgtctgtctgtccatccccAGCCCCCTTTATCAGCCCCATAtcatgtctgtctgtccatccccAGCCCCCCTTATCAGCCCCATAtcatgtctgtctgtctgtctgtctgtccatcctgGACCCCTTTATCAGCCCCATATcccgtctgtctgtctgtccatcctgGACCCCTTtatcagccccatatcccatctgtctgtctgtccccagCCCCCTTTATCAGCCCCATATcccgtctgtctgtctgtctgtccatccccCTTTATCAGCCCCATATcccgtctgtctgtctgtccatccccCTTTATCAGCCccatgtctgtctgtctgtccccagCCCCCTTtatcagccccatatcccatctgtctgtctgtccagcCCCCTTtatcagccccatatcccatctgtctgtctgtccagcCCCCTTTATCAGCCCTATATcccgtctgtctgtctgtctgtccatccccCTTTATCAGCCCCATatcctgtctgtctgtccatccccAGCCCCCTTTATCGACCCCAAATCCTCTCCATTCNNNNNNNNNNNNNNNNNNNNNNNNNNNNNNNNNNNNNNNNNNNNNNNNNNNNNNNNNNNNNNNNNNNNNNNNNNNNNNNNNNNNNNNNNNNNNNNNNNNNNNNNNNNNNNNNNNNNNNNNNNNNNNNNNNNNNNNNNNNNNNNNNNNNNNNNNNNNNNNNNNNNNNNNNNNNNNNNNNNNNNNNNNNNNNNNNNNNNNNNNNNNNNNNNNNNNNNNNNNNNNNNNNNNNNNNNNNNNNNNNNNNNNNNNNNNNNNNNNNNNNNNNNNNNNNNNNNNNNNNNNNNNNNNNNNNNNNNNNNNNNNNNNNNNNNNNNNNNNNNNNNNNNNNNNNNNNNNNNNNNNNNNNNNNNNNNNNNNNNNNNNNNNNNNNNNNNNNNNNNNNNNNNNNNNNNNNNNNNNNNNNNNNNNNNNNNNNNNNNNNNNNNNNNNNNNNNNNNNNNNNNNNNNNNNNNNNNNNNNNNNNNNNNNNNNNNNNN
Coding sequences within it:
- the RPS9 gene encoding 40S ribosomal protein S9 encodes the protein MVGLNKAPPIGEYGLRNKREVWRVKFTLAKIRKAARELLTLDEKDPKRLFEGNALLRRLVRIGVLDEGKMKLDYILGLKIEDFLERRLQTQVFKLGLAKSIHHARVLIRQRHIRYMALYSPIWPYIVLYGPIWDQSPVWDPPSTTPGCSYGRDI